A genomic region of Planococcus kocurii contains the following coding sequences:
- a CDS encoding polysaccharide deacetylase family protein, translating into MEKARRNHRYFWIDITFLIVMIALPISTMSLITLITKESAVTQASTKIETTDSHKFELVNSNTLGNLISETSLQKGNTASSLNQKDSTKYVAKDEEIKGDYVDSNKKVALTFDDGPHPKVTMQILEILKKYDAKATFFMLGNMVEKYPEIAKNVQRAGHELGNHAWSHLDLTNLGAEAAQNEIAETSAIIENTTGQKATEFRPPYGAVDGTVRNQTDLPFIFWDVDTLDWKHRDSKQLLTHVKDITKEGSTILMHDIHQSTADGLDAVLAYLQSEGYTFVTVSDLNN; encoded by the coding sequence TTGGAAAAAGCACGCAGAAATCATCGATACTTTTGGATTGATATCACATTTTTAATTGTTATGATTGCACTACCCATATCCACTATGAGTTTAATTACATTGATTACTAAAGAGTCGGCCGTTACTCAGGCTTCGACTAAAATCGAAACTACGGACTCCCATAAATTCGAATTGGTAAATAGCAATACGCTTGGAAATCTGATTTCCGAAACTTCTTTACAGAAAGGAAATACTGCTTCCTCTCTAAATCAGAAAGATAGCACTAAGTATGTTGCCAAAGACGAAGAAATAAAAGGGGATTATGTCGATAGCAATAAAAAAGTAGCCCTTACATTCGATGATGGACCGCATCCGAAAGTAACAATGCAAATTCTTGAGATATTAAAAAAATACGATGCAAAAGCAACATTTTTTATGCTTGGCAATATGGTTGAAAAATATCCAGAAATCGCAAAAAATGTTCAGAGAGCAGGTCATGAGCTTGGTAACCATGCTTGGAGTCATCTTGATTTGACAAACTTAGGTGCAGAAGCAGCGCAAAATGAAATTGCTGAGACATCTGCTATAATCGAAAATACTACCGGTCAAAAAGCAACTGAATTCAGACCCCCTTATGGAGCGGTAGATGGAACTGTTCGGAACCAGACAGACTTGCCTTTCATCTTTTGGGATGTCGATACACTCGACTGGAAACACCGCGATTCAAAACAACTTCTTACTCACGTTAAAGATATAACGAAAGAAGGAAGTACGATCCTTATGCATGATATTCACCAATCTACAGCAGATGGCCTCGATGCAGTTCTGGCCTACTTACAAAGTGAGGGCTATACTTTCGTTACAGTTTCAGATTTAAATAATTAA
- the istA gene encoding IS21 family transposase: MIYNEIHQLRSAGFSNSAIAKKLKISRNRVIDYGNMTPDDFCKFVLSLQSRSKKLDPYHEEIVSWLKEHPDLTGAQIFDWLEERLGVKSIAENTVRNYVNELREVYHIPKQAAERTFSAVPELPMGQQMQVDFGEKKVLTTEETYRKVYFIGFVLAHSRFKYVEFLDRPFRASDLIHMHENAFRHFGGMCQEIVYDQDRLLMVSENSGDLIMTAEFTKYQQTRKFKVYLCRKSDPQSKGKIEQVVKYVKNNFVKNRTFDNLMDWQAACMKWLERTGNYKVHHNIKKRPFEVYALEKQHLQKVSGTYIFEKVFTSSITRDIKHDNVIRFDSNRYSVPRGTYRKGAPNIAYVQTDNHYLYIRLQEHGEILAKHRLAKGKGEVISDPTHRERNQTKRDDLIQQIQDQLADAETSTWFIEQLTERYPRHLVDQLKVVQSVIGNHPHFVDEALDEMKRLKLTSANDLRDITISLEIESQKKQKKAGTINEKYKDFVAPERTADIYLSVLQGGENQ, translated from the coding sequence ATGATTTACAACGAGATTCACCAACTTCGCAGCGCGGGTTTTTCAAATAGCGCTATTGCGAAAAAGCTGAAGATATCTAGAAATCGTGTGATTGACTACGGAAATATGACACCTGATGATTTTTGTAAATTCGTTCTTTCGCTGCAAAGCAGAAGCAAGAAATTGGATCCTTACCACGAGGAGATTGTCAGCTGGCTAAAAGAGCATCCCGATCTGACAGGTGCACAGATTTTTGATTGGCTGGAGGAACGATTGGGTGTAAAGTCCATCGCTGAAAATACCGTCAGGAATTATGTGAACGAATTGCGGGAAGTCTATCATATTCCTAAGCAGGCTGCAGAGCGCACATTCAGTGCAGTTCCAGAACTTCCGATGGGCCAACAGATGCAAGTAGACTTTGGAGAGAAGAAGGTATTAACCACTGAAGAGACATACCGAAAGGTGTATTTCATTGGTTTTGTGTTAGCGCATTCGAGGTTCAAGTATGTGGAGTTTCTGGATCGACCCTTCCGGGCAAGCGACTTAATACATATGCATGAGAATGCCTTTCGCCATTTTGGGGGCATGTGCCAAGAAATCGTCTATGACCAAGACCGGCTCTTAATGGTTAGTGAGAATTCGGGAGATTTGATCATGACAGCGGAATTCACCAAATACCAACAGACACGAAAATTCAAAGTCTATCTTTGTCGGAAGTCGGATCCGCAATCGAAAGGAAAAATCGAACAAGTCGTGAAATACGTCAAAAACAACTTTGTTAAAAACCGAACCTTTGATAATTTGATGGATTGGCAAGCTGCCTGCATGAAGTGGCTGGAACGAACCGGTAATTACAAAGTTCATCACAACATCAAAAAAAGACCCTTCGAGGTGTACGCCCTGGAAAAGCAACACCTGCAAAAGGTCTCTGGTACTTACATTTTTGAAAAAGTCTTCACTTCGAGTATAACAAGAGATATCAAGCATGACAATGTCATTCGTTTCGACTCAAACCGTTACAGTGTGCCCCGTGGCACTTACCGTAAAGGTGCGCCAAATATCGCTTATGTTCAGACGGATAACCACTACCTGTACATACGTCTCCAGGAACATGGGGAGATATTAGCGAAACACCGATTGGCGAAGGGCAAAGGAGAAGTCATTTCGGACCCTACCCATCGTGAACGAAATCAGACCAAACGAGATGATTTAATCCAGCAAATTCAAGACCAATTAGCAGATGCAGAAACAAGCACCTGGTTCATTGAGCAATTGACCGAACGGTATCCCCGCCATTTGGTCGACCAATTGAAAGTCGTGCAATCTGTCATTGGAAATCACCCTCACTTTGTCGATGAAGCGCTGGATGAGATGAAACGGCTCAAGCTAACGAGCGCCAATGATTTACGGGACATCACTATCTCGTTAGAGATAGAAAGCCAAAAGAAGCAAAAGAAAGCCGGCACGATCAACGAGAAGTACAAAGACTTCGTGGCACCCGAACGAACAGCGGATATTTACCTCTCCGTCCTTCAAGGAGGTGAGAACCAATGA
- a CDS encoding RNA polymerase sigma factor, whose translation MMKKGNYKLLENFIIKNQESHYRLAYSYVKNKENALDIVQDSILKALKSIDSLEETSYLKTWFYRIIINTSMDFIRKHKRVEVMDDDILSILLPQLEDEIPDMDLQAAINHLTPEYKTLIILRFFEDLKIDEIAEITGQNINSVKTRLYSVLKKLRVEVGEDFKL comes from the coding sequence ATGATGAAAAAAGGGAATTATAAACTCCTAGAGAATTTTATAATAAAAAATCAAGAATCTCATTATCGCCTAGCATACAGCTATGTTAAAAATAAAGAAAATGCGTTAGATATTGTACAGGATTCCATACTCAAAGCACTCAAATCAATTGATAGTCTAGAAGAAACCTCCTATTTAAAAACCTGGTTCTACCGAATTATTATCAATACTTCCATGGATTTCATTAGAAAACATAAACGGGTGGAGGTTATGGACGATGATATTCTGAGTATACTTTTGCCACAGTTAGAGGATGAAATACCCGATATGGATTTGCAAGCTGCCATTAATCATTTAACTCCAGAATACAAGACACTTATCATTCTTCGTTTTTTCGAAGATTTAAAAATCGACGAGATTGCAGAGATAACTGGGCAAAATATTAATTCCGTTAAAACTAGACTCTATAGCGTGTTGAAAAAACTACGCGTTGAAGTTGGAGAGGATTTTAAACTATGA
- a CDS encoding anti-sigma-V factor rsiV has protein sequence MKKIEKLKKDYHAVEIPSELQAIVKDSIRQAKAEQKKRPILKKWLIIAAAATILFIGSINLSPTMARAMANIPGLAEVVEIFTVQTLTVDEATYQANFSIPAIDGLENKELQASLNDKYIEENKALYERFEEEVAEMKEVEGGHLGVDSGYEVLADSEQLLSIARYEVNTVGSSSTTMKYDTIDKQQNILITLPSLFENDKYIEVISSYIAREMNRQMSMDDEIYYFSFDGLELDFEEINPEQGFYITTTNKLVISFDKYEVAPGYMGIVTFEIPSDILRNLLVSDVYIN, from the coding sequence ATGAAAAAAATAGAAAAGTTAAAAAAAGATTATCATGCGGTAGAAATTCCATCCGAGTTGCAGGCCATCGTAAAAGATTCAATTCGTCAAGCTAAAGCAGAGCAGAAGAAACGCCCAATTCTAAAGAAATGGTTGATTATAGCAGCAGCTGCCACTATTTTATTTATTGGCAGTATTAACTTGAGTCCGACTATGGCCAGAGCGATGGCGAATATCCCAGGGTTAGCAGAAGTTGTGGAAATTTTTACTGTTCAAACTTTAACTGTTGATGAAGCAACATATCAAGCCAATTTTAGTATACCTGCGATTGATGGTTTAGAAAATAAAGAGCTACAGGCTTCATTGAACGACAAATATATCGAGGAAAATAAGGCGCTTTACGAACGATTTGAAGAAGAAGTTGCTGAAATGAAAGAAGTAGAAGGTGGTCATCTTGGAGTTGACTCAGGCTACGAAGTACTGGCAGATAGCGAGCAACTGCTATCAATTGCTCGCTATGAAGTGAATACTGTTGGTTCATCTTCAACAACGATGAAGTATGACACCATTGATAAACAACAAAATATACTGATAACACTTCCAAGTCTTTTTGAAAATGATAAATATATCGAGGTGATTAGTTCGTATATAGCGAGAGAAATGAACCGACAAATGTCAATGGATGATGAGATCTATTATTTCTCGTTTGATGGATTGGAATTAGACTTTGAAGAAATTAATCCTGAACAAGGGTTTTATATTACTACTACTAATAAACTTGTTATTTCATTCGACAAGTATGAAGTGGCACCAGGTTATATGGGGATTGTGACATTCGAGATTCCTTCGGATATACTGAGAAATTTGTTGGTCAGTGACGTATACATCAACTAA
- a CDS encoding aldo/keto reductase, with amino-acid sequence MKTVQLNNGVEIPILGFGVFQIPPEETEQAVLDAIQAGYRHIDTAQAYMNETEVGLGIKNSGVARGELFITTKIWIQNVSYEGVMDSFRGSLDRLGLDYVDLLLIHQPYNDVHGAWRAMEKLQKEGKIRAIGISNFAVDRAMDLTVFNEITPAINQIEINPFNQQTEAIEALKAEGIVPEAWAPFAEGKNNIFQNDVLNEIGTKYKKSVAQVIVRWLVEQDVVVLAKSTKPERMAENINVFDFSLSDEDKAAIATLNLGESQFFSHADPDMIKMLSANKLNL; translated from the coding sequence ATGAAAACAGTCCAACTCAATAACGGTGTGGAAATCCCGATTCTCGGTTTTGGCGTCTTTCAAATTCCACCGGAAGAAACAGAACAGGCCGTACTCGATGCGATTCAGGCAGGCTATCGCCATATCGATACAGCGCAAGCCTATATGAACGAAACCGAAGTTGGTTTAGGCATCAAAAACTCAGGTGTGGCACGCGGCGAGCTGTTCATCACCACCAAGATCTGGATTCAAAACGTTTCGTATGAAGGCGTCATGGACTCTTTCCGAGGTTCCCTTGATCGCCTGGGCCTCGACTATGTGGATCTGCTGCTGATTCATCAGCCTTACAATGATGTGCATGGGGCGTGGCGCGCAATGGAAAAACTCCAAAAAGAAGGAAAAATCCGAGCAATCGGCATCTCCAACTTTGCCGTGGACCGTGCCATGGATTTAACGGTCTTTAACGAAATCACACCTGCTATCAACCAAATCGAAATCAATCCCTTTAACCAGCAAACGGAAGCGATTGAAGCGTTAAAAGCCGAAGGAATCGTTCCGGAAGCCTGGGCGCCCTTTGCAGAAGGAAAAAACAACATTTTCCAAAATGACGTTCTCAATGAAATCGGGACGAAATACAAAAAATCCGTCGCCCAAGTGATTGTTCGCTGGCTCGTGGAACAGGACGTTGTGGTTCTGGCCAAATCGACGAAACCGGAACGCATGGCAGAAAATATCAATGTCTTTGATTTCAGTTTATCGGACGAAGACAAAGCAGCCATCGCCACTTTAAATCTGGGCGAAAGCCAGTTCTTCTCTCATGCGGACCCGGACATGATCAAGATGCTTTCTGCCAATAAATTAAACCTCTAA
- a CDS encoding MerR family transcriptional regulator, whose protein sequence is MNSKKVADMFGLSVDTLRYYERIGVIPPVNRDENGYRNYQTHDLNWVFLAKSLRSAGLPIESLIEFTALAGLSGTQNVAEAQKQILNNQLQEMDKKMAEMKKIRAILQYKVDTYDEHLDKFKSGELTLENVEKLWEMKHSLAD, encoded by the coding sequence ATGAACAGTAAAAAAGTTGCCGACATGTTCGGCTTGTCCGTCGATACACTTCGCTACTATGAGCGCATTGGGGTGATCCCACCCGTCAATCGGGACGAAAACGGCTATCGCAATTACCAGACCCATGACTTGAACTGGGTTTTTCTTGCGAAAAGTCTTCGCTCTGCTGGATTGCCTATTGAGTCGCTGATTGAATTTACAGCACTTGCCGGACTGAGTGGAACGCAAAACGTAGCCGAGGCGCAAAAACAAATTTTAAACAACCAATTACAGGAAATGGATAAAAAAATGGCCGAGATGAAAAAAATCCGTGCCATTCTGCAATATAAAGTCGATACCTATGATGAACACTTGGACAAGTTTAAAAGTGGAGAGCTTACACTCGAGAATGTCGAGAAGCTGTGGGAAATGAAGCATTCTCTAGCAGATTGA